CCCGCTCCAGGGTGCGCACCATGCGGGTCACCGCCTCCTGCATCCTCCCCATGGCCCGGGTCATGTCGCCGATCTCGTCCCGGTAGTCCATCAGCCAGGCCCGGGAGGGGTCGTAGGTGAAGTCCAGGTCGCCGAAGCGTTCCAGCACCGCGGAGGTCTCCCGGATGGGGTGCACGATGCGCCGCACCAGAAACACCACCACCACCCCCATGAAGAGCAGCCCCGCCAGGGCGCTTAAGGCGATGTTCCGGGTCAGTGCCCGGGATTCCGCCTTGATGGTGCCCATGGGGACCAGCACGGAAAGGGACCAGGGGGTCTTGGATTCTCCCAGGGAGAGGGGCACGTGGACCTTGAAGGTCTCGTCCTTCAGGGCCAGGGAGTAGTCGAAGAGGGTGAAGTTCCTGCCCTCCCGGATGTTCTTCAGGATGGTGTCCAGGTTCTGGATCTTCCCCTTCCCCACCTCCGCCAGGGATTTGCCCACCAGCTCCGGGCTGGGGCTGCCTACGAAGATCCCGGAGTTGGAGAAGAGGGTCCCCGTCCCGGTGCCCATCACCCGCAGGTTCTGGACCAGGGCCTGGATCTCCGAGAGGTCGATGTCGATGCCCGTCACCCCTGCCACCCGGCCGTCCACCCGGATGGGGACGCAGAGGCTGGTGATGAGCTTTTCGTCTTCCTTGCTGCCTGTGTAGGAGTAGAGGTAGGGCTCCATCACCGCCTCCTCCCCGGACCGGAGGGGGATGCGGTACCAGGCCCCTTCGGCGTCGCTTTCCAGCATGGCCTCGGTGATGTCGTAGTTCCGCTTGGCCGCGCTGCCCTCCTTGAGGAAGGTGGCCATGAAGCGTCCCTTCTCCTTGTAGCCCTCCCGGCTCACGAACTCCCCGTCCTTGCCGTCGAAGGCGTCGGGCTCGAAGACCACCCAGGTGGTCAGGGCTCCGGGGGTGGTCTCCAGCACCGCTTGGAGCATCCCTAGGGCGCTGTTTCGGGCCCCCGGGGCGGCCCGGTCCATCCCCGCCAGGACCTTGGCCAGGGTGCGGGCGGCGATCTGGATCTCCTCCACCCGGGACTCGATGGCCCCTGCCTCCGCCCGGGCGGAGGCCGTCACGATCTGCTGGGCGTCCCGCAGCACCACCTGCCCGGCGTGGGTGGAGACGTAGGCGAGGATGGCCCCCAGGATGAGGGTCATGGCGGTGAGGATGGCGAGGAGAATCTTGCCTTGAAGTTTCAGCCTTTTGATCACGAGACACACCTCCGTAGGAATGGATCAAGGGAATGAAGTCGATCCTAAATTAAATCAAAGGATACGCCATCCCCTCTCTCGCGTCAATGCGCCGTGGAGGAGCGTCTCGGGCCTTCTGGGGCGGGGTGGGAGGCCCCGGTTGGTGCCGGGGCCTCCCGGAGAGATCGGGAAAGATCGGGGTCAGCGTGACGCGGGGAGGGGAAGGGGGGGGGTGCGCAGGGAGGGAGGGGTGCCGGCGGTCAGGGAGGGGGCCGCATCCAGGCGGAACCGTTGGAGCAGTTCCCGGAGGGTTCCCGACCCTGCGGCGAGGCTCTGGGATTCCAGGGTCACCTGTTCTGCCGCCTCGGTGGTGTCTCGGGCGGAGAGGGCGATGCTCTCCAGGGTCCGGGCCACCTCTTCGGTGGTCTGGGCCACCTGGTCGATGGAGGCGGCCATCTGCTGGCTGGAGGCGGCCTGTTCCTGGGAGCTGGAGGACAGGTGCTGCACCGCCTCGTTCACCCGGTCGATCTGCTCCAGGGCGGTGCGAAGCCGTTCCGTGGCGGAAAGGGAAGAGGTCTGGAGGCTCGCCAGCAGCCCTCCCGCCTCCTGGGTCATCCTTCGGGAATCCCGGGATTCCTCCGAGAGCTGGGCCACCAGGTCGGCGATGCGCACCGAAGC
The sequence above is drawn from the Aminomonas paucivorans DSM 12260 genome and encodes:
- a CDS encoding methyl-accepting chemotaxis protein codes for the protein MIKRLKLQGKILLAILTAMTLILGAILAYVSTHAGQVVLRDAQQIVTASARAEAGAIESRVEEIQIAARTLAKVLAGMDRAAPGARNSALGMLQAVLETTPGALTTWVVFEPDAFDGKDGEFVSREGYKEKGRFMATFLKEGSAAKRNYDITEAMLESDAEGAWYRIPLRSGEEAVMEPYLYSYTGSKEDEKLITSLCVPIRVDGRVAGVTGIDIDLSEIQALVQNLRVMGTGTGTLFSNSGIFVGSPSPELVGKSLAEVGKGKIQNLDTILKNIREGRNFTLFDYSLALKDETFKVHVPLSLGESKTPWSLSVLVPMGTIKAESRALTRNIALSALAGLLFMGVVVVFLVRRIVHPIRETSAVLERFGDLDFTYDPSRAWLMDYRDEIGDMTRAMGRMQEAVTRMVRTLERESSQFTSSAESLAALSQESVASMEEVKASVDHVMGLSESNSAALQETNAGIEEVSSGASSAAHAASDGAEASGRTTALSEQATDQVNGLVQAIGDIGRKTQDSVQRMHKVADSVDSISGFVATIRGIADQTNLLALNAAIEAARAGEAGRGFAVVAEEVRKLAEESAGAAKEVEQLIGSLKAETQGSLDVTSQAEKVMEATVRRAQETQGRLTEALSQIAKVDEAMQNIAATSEEQAAAAGEMASGIDQATKSTVQVVETLSSIQHSTDETARASEQVAQESQRLAEGALRLKDELARFRVGGDETPKALRG